Proteins co-encoded in one Plasmodium sp. gorilla clade G2 genome assembly, chromosome: 9 genomic window:
- a CDS encoding ubiquitin fusion degradation protein 1, putative has translation MFRILLYILLICLYTINLIYAKRITGKSYVTNHLAKGILNRTRKPYSNIFTRLKNYTLKSIYKTKLLSYVNDLNNINLANDKNEYYLITLPLCEKFNPFVGTFCHNNIQYSDKASLPIFIYDILLNKHIEVPWNFVIEKVNVKSSENYKNVCMPNITLFDNYKNINNLSRVFINVLDFKAKKNFIFLPTWVMKTLDLNCFDVIRLRFVKLETASSVVLQPHQKKFFDLENPKKILEEKLRYYSCLTRNSTISIKHDDIVYYFDVIRIDSEKKKNTEVASIQDADVIFDFVKEKYNS, from the exons atgtttaGGATTTTGCTTTATATACTCTTGATCTGCTTATATACTATAa ACCTGATTTATGCTAAAAGAATAACAGGGAAATCTTATGTGACGAACCATCTAGCCAAAGGAATATTAAATAGAACAAGAAAGCCTTATTCGAATATATTTACAAGACTGAAAAATTATACTCTGAagtctatatataaaacgaAG ctTTTATCCTATGTTaatgatttaaataatataaatttggcAAATgacaaaaatgaatattatttaattacaTTACCTTTATGTGAAAAATTCAACCCATTTGTtg gCACCTTTTGCCAcaataatatacaatatagTGATAAGGCATCTTTaccaatatttatatacgaCATA CTATTAAATAAACACATTGAAGTTCCCTGGAATTTCGTTATAGAAAAAGTTAATGTAAAGTCTtctgaaaattataaaaatgtgtgTATGCCAAATATAACCCTTTTCGACAATTACaagaatattaata aCCTTAGCAGAGTTTTTATTAATGTTCTTGATTTCAAGGCCAAAAAGAATTTCATCTTTCTGCCCACATGGGTAATGAAAACTTTAGACTTGAA TTGTTTTGATGTGATTAGACTTAGATTTGTTAAACTGGAAACAGCTTCAAGTGTCGTGTTACAGCCTCATCAAAAGAAATTTTTTGACTTGGAGAATCCAAag aaaatattGGAAGAAAAGTTGAGATATTATTCATGTCTTACAAGAAATAGTACAATTTCTATAAAACACGACGATATTGTTTATTACTTTGACGTTATAAGAATAGACTCAG aaaagaaaaagaatacaGAAGTGGCTTCTATTCAAGATGCCGATGTCATATTTGATTTTGTAAAAGAGAAATATAATAGCTAA